The Victivallis sp. Marseille-Q1083 DNA window AGTCCCAGAATATCGGTTTCATGATCCCGGCGCCGGTATTGGAGCATTTCCTGAACGACACCGCTGACAACGATTTCGACGGTTTCCCGGATATTCCGTTCCGCTTCATGAAGATGGAAAATCCGGATTTGCGCGCCGCCCGCGGCATGAAGCCGGACCAGACCGGCATCATGATCACCAAACTGCCGCCGGCAGTCGAGGCGTTGAAGCTGCTGCAGGAAAATGACGTCGTCATGGCCATCGACGGCGTGCCGATCGCCAACGACGCCACCGTGCCGTTCCGCGACGGGGAAGTGATCTTCTTCGGCGAGCTGATCTGGCGGAAGTACCTCGGCGACACCAGCCGCCTGACCATTCTGCGCGACGGCCGGCAACTGGATGTCGATTTCAAGCTGCTGCGGCTGCCGCGGCTGGTTCGCGACCGTTCGTTCGACCGGGCGCCGACCTATTACTTCATCGGCGGCATGGTTTTCGTTCCGCTGTCGATCAACTATCTCGACGAATGGGAGGAGTGGTACCAGGGGCCGATCGAACTGGTCAGCTACGTGCTCGACAACCAGCCGACGCCGGAACTGGAAGAGGTGGTCGTGCTGTCGATGGTGCTGGCCGACAGCGTCAACGTCGGTTACCAGGATCTCAGCGCCCAACCGGTGGTTTCGGTCAACGGCACCAACATCAAAAACCTGCGCGAACTGATTCGGCTGGTTCAGGCCATGCCGGACGGTTTTCTCGAACTGGGCTTGAAAAACGGCGACCAGGTGGTGCTGGACATCAACAAAATCCGGGAAGCGACGCCGGAAATCATGACGCGCTACCGGATTCCGCAGGATCGCAGCGAGGATCTCGCCGATACCGATCAGGTGGCGCAGCCTCAATACGGCCCGTTGAAACAATAAAAGAACAGGAAATCCCCTCCGGCGCCCGCTTGCGGCAGCAGAATCAGCGTACACCGGTCTGCTCCGGCGACGGCTTCGCGATTGCGGCCGGCGCCGCCGGAACCGGGACGGCCGTCAGGAACAGGCCGAAATGCCGGCTTTTTGTCAAGAGCTGGCCAATACGATTTCGGCGGCAGCTTTCCGCTAAAATAATTCGAGTTCGAAATTGAAAGTCGCCGTATTCGGATTGCCCCAGTCCGCCTGCCACAAATCATAGAAATCATACGTGCCCGGAATGCGCGGGACCGAAAAGACTGCGGCCGGCAACACGTAAGTCAGGCCGGAACGTTTGTCGGCCCGAACCAGGAACGCATTGCCGCGGGCATCCCTGATTTCACCTCCGGCCGGAACGGCGGCCCGGGTCACCAGCAGCGGCGGCCGGCCAAACCGGTACACTTCAACCGGCAACGGCGATTTGTCGCGCAGCGCTTCGACGGCCGGACGTTCCAGTTCGACCTGGGCTTGCACCCTGGCGACGTTCCAATTCATCAACTCCAATGCCGCCAGCGAGTTGGCCACCGGCAACGGCAGAGAGGTCGAGATGAAGATGTCTTCATACTCCTTCAGCAATTCCAATCCGTAAACCGCGGTAACCCGGAAACGGCGGATACCGGCAGCATAAGCCTCCTTCAGCAATTTTCGCAGGCCCGGCAGCCGTTTCTCCGAACAGAACTCC harbors:
- a CDS encoding serine protease, which translates into the protein MKLSQILGIGVFSFFISYGAIAIELPDPVPAADAGQQEAVEEAPLPPREEQPVNEERWSSIVKVFSVCSSPNFYQPWQNYAQRSGVGSGFVIEGNRIITNAHVVADQTFLMVRRPGDQQRYIARLLVVGHDCDLAILTVDDPNFFKNITPLAIGTLPDMQSSVSVLGYPIGGDNISVTEGVISRVEPVIYSHSGRRLLAAQIDAAINPGNSGGPVLHDGKVVGVAFQGLSKSQNIGFMIPAPVLEHFLNDTADNDFDGFPDIPFRFMKMENPDLRAARGMKPDQTGIMITKLPPAVEALKLLQENDVVMAIDGVPIANDATVPFRDGEVIFFGELIWRKYLGDTSRLTILRDGRQLDVDFKLLRLPRLVRDRSFDRAPTYYFIGGMVFVPLSINYLDEWEEWYQGPIELVSYVLDNQPTPELEEVVVLSMVLADSVNVGYQDLSAQPVVSVNGTNIKNLRELIRLVQAMPDGFLELGLKNGDQVVLDINKIREATPEIMTRYRIPQDRSEDLADTDQVAQPQYGPLKQ